Proteins encoded together in one Impatiens glandulifera chromosome 1, dImpGla2.1, whole genome shotgun sequence window:
- the LOC124919203 gene encoding uncharacterized protein LOC124919203 isoform X1, giving the protein MEETISPQGHNFKQHFQTAGRKAFQSGPKTDIWLVVREGSVADVDSALTLLKKNGGNINSRNTFGLTPLHIATWRNHLPIVKRLLAAGADPNARDGESGWSSLHRALHFGHLTVASILLQSGASPILEDSKSRTPVDLLSGPVLQVLENKDNLAATEVFSWGSGVNYQLGTGNAHIQKLPCKVDSLHGLSMKLISAAKFHSVAVSACGEVYTWGFGRGGRLGHPDFDIHSGQAAVITPRRVTLGLGARRIKAVAAAKHHTIVATEGGEVFTWGSNREGQLGYTSVDTQPTPRRVSSLKSKIITVAAANKHTAVVSECGEVFTWGCNKEGQLGYGTSNSASNYMPRAVESLKGKVFSKVATAKYHTIVLGADGEQVYTWGHRLVTPRRVIVTQNIKKVGNTPMKFHRREKLHVSSIAAGMMHSMALTDDGALFYWVSSDPDLRCQQLYSICGRELVSVSAGKYWTAAATVRGDIYMWDGKKGKDEPPNLTRLHGVKRATTVSVGETHLLVIGSLYHPSYPHCNSPKLKINDKVDLEDLEEVLFNDIGSNMNLLAQKEDVGERPTPTLKSLCEKSAAMFLVEPRNAIQLLEIADSLGADDLKKLCEDMVIRNLDFIFTVSTNAISSASLDILAALERLLDSRSSEPWSYRRLPTPTAIFPVVINSEEDDSENEFLKPRDKHTSKMTSKDEKEQSLDSFLHPSSDANEAICRLIRSLRKKLQQIEMLEVKQSKGNLLDDQQIAKLQTRIALEYSLAELGVPVENTKASSSVSSEGKGNKKKDLRKQRRKSKQKTSQVAGEAMISEIVSEANEVNTVKGFLEVGISQVAKKEEGKLDEVFSSALEFCVSKDANIGLSKTSSLTAGSKKKNKKGGLSMFLSGALDDIPKKEILPLPPPMPKIEGPVWGGAKLSKASSIREILDEQSKCNGNQPASTKEQSTDDGRSGGKVPLSSFMPSNPISVVSPKTLLTSDGEKNTPPWGATSGTPPSLSRPSLKNIQMEQGKHLNHNQCVSHSPKTRTTGFAVTSQGSPSDSSCAGINRWFKPEMDAASPIRSIQIEEKAIKDFKRFYTSVKIVKRQA; this is encoded by the exons ATGGAGGAAACTATCTCACCCCAAGGTCACAACTTTAAGCAACATTTTCAAACAGCTGGAAGAAAGGCTTTCCAAAGTGGGCCAAAGACAGATATCTGGCTTGTAGTGCGTGAAGGCTCAGTGGCTGATGTTGATTCAGCACTCACATTGTTGAAGAAGAATGGTGGCAATATTAACTCAAGGAATACTTTTGGTCTCACTCCTCTTCATATTGCAACATGGAGGAATCATTTACCCATTGTGAAGAGGCTACTTGCAGCTGGTGCAGACCCTAACGCTAGG GATGGAGAATCTGGATGGAGTAGCCTTCACAGAGCTCTGCATTTTGGCCATCTAACCGTAGCAAGTATCCTTCTTCAGTCTGGTGCCTCTCCCATACTAGAGGACTCTAAATCCCGAACACCTGTTGATCTGCTTTCTGGGCCTGTCTTGCAAGTTCTAGAAAATAAGGATAATTTAG CAGCTACTGAGGTGTTCAGTTGGGGAAGTGGTGTGAACTATCAACTTGGCACTGGAAATGCACACATCCAGAAATTGCCTTGCAAAGTTGATTCACTTCATGGCTTGTCTATGAAGTTGATTTCTGCTGCTAAATTCCATAGTGTAGCTGTGAGTGCTTGTGGAGAAGTCTACACATGGGGATTTGGAAGGGGTGGTCGACTCGGACACCCAGACTTCGACATTCACAG CGGCCAAGCTGCAGTTATCACTCCTCGAAGAGTGACTTTAGGCTTAGGTGCTCGCCGCATCAAGGCAGTTGCAGCTGCAAAGCATCATACAATTGTTGCCACAGAAGGCGGGGAAGTTTTCACTTGGGGTTCCAACAGAG AGGGTCAGCTTGGGTACACATCTGTTGACACTCAACCAACACCTCGTAGAGTAAGTTCCTTGAAGTCAAAGATAATTACTGTTGCCGCAGCAAACAAGCATACAGCTGTTGTGTCGGAATGTGGTGAGGTTTTCACATGGGGATGCAATAAGGAGGGTCAGCTTGGATATGGAACCTCTAATTCTGCTTCAAACTACATGCCTAGGGCTGTTGAATCCTTGAAAGGAAAGGTGTTTTCAAAAGTTGCTACAGCAAAGTATCACACCATTGTTCTAGGAGCTGATGGTGAG CAGGTATACACCTGGGGTCATCGACTGGTTACACCCAGACGTGTAATAGTTACTCAGAATATTAAAAAGGTTGGGAACACTCCCATGAAATTTCACCGAAGGGAAAAGCTTCACGTGTCTTCTATAGCAGCAGGAATGATGCATAGCATGGCCCTTACTGATGATGGTGCATTGTTTTATTGGGTTTCATCAGACCCTGACCTTCGATGTCAGCAG TTATATTCCATATGTGGAAGAGAACTAGTCAGTGTTTCTGCTGGGAAGTACTGGACGGCTGCAGCCACAGTCAGAGGCGATATTTATATGTGGGATGGGAAGAAAGGAAAGGATGAACCTCCAAATTTGACAAGGTTGCATGGTGTGAAAAGGGCTACAACTGTATCAGTTGGAGAGACACATTTATTAGTTATTGGTTCTCTCTATCATCCTTCCTATCCACATTGCAATTCCCCGAAATTGAAGATAAATGATAAGGTTGACTTAGAAGATTTAGAAGAAGTATTGTTCAATGACATTGGGTCCAATATGAACTTGCTAGCGCAAAAGGAAGATGTAGGGGAAAGACCCACACCAACCTTAAAAAGCCTTTGTGAGAAGTCAGCTGCCATGTTTCTGGTGGAACCTCGAAATGCAATTCAGCTTCTTGAAATTGCAGACTCATTGGGTGCTGATGATTTGAAGAAGCTCTGCGAG GATATGGTTATTCGCAACCTTGATTTCATATTTACTGTATCAACTAATGCTATTTCAAGTGCATCACTTGATATTTTAGCTGCACTTGAGAGACTGCTAGATTCGAGATCATCTGAACCCTGGAGTTACCGTCGCCTCCCAACACCGACAGCTATTTTTCCTGTCGTTATTAATAGTGAAGAAGACGATAGTGAAAATGAGTTTCTTAAGCCTCGGGACAAGCATACATCAAAGATGACTTCAAAGGATGAGAAAGAGCAAAGTTTAGACAGTTTCCTACATCCAAGCAGTGATGCAAACGAAGCCATTTGCAGACTGATCCGTTCTTTACGGAAAAAACTGCAGCAAATTGAGATGCTAGAAGTGAAGCAATCTAAAGGGAATCTACTAGATGACCAGCAGATTGCAAAGCTTCAGACAAGAATAGCTCTGGAATACTCACTGGCTGAACTTGGGGTTCCTGTTGAAAATACAAAAGCTTCTTCCTCGGTTTCTTCTGAAGGAAAaggaaataaaaagaaagatcTGAGAAAGCAGAGGAGAAAGAGCAAGCAAAAAACATCACAGGTTGCTGGGGAAGCAATGATTTCTGAGATTGTTTCAGAGGCAAATGAAGTGAACACTGTGAAGGGTTTCTTGGAGGTTGGGATATCTCAAGTGGCAAAAAAG GAGGAGGGTAAGCTGGATGAAGTGTTCTCCAGTGCACTCGAGTTTTGTGTCTCAAAAGATGCTAACATAGGTCTTAGtaaaacaagttcattaactgCTGGTTctaagaagaagaacaagaaaggtGGTCTATCAATGTTTCTTAGTGGTGCTCTTGATGACATCCCCAAAAAAGAGATCTTACCTCTTCCTCCACCAATGCCGAAAATTGAGGGCCCTGTTTGGGGCGGGGCTAAATTGTCAAAGGCATCCTCTATTCGCGAAATCCTAGACGAACAGAGCAAATGCAATGGAAATCAGCCAGCCAGTACAAAAGAGCAGTCAACTGATGATGGTAGAAGTGGTGGAAAAGTTCCACTTAGTTCATTTATGCCTTCTAATCCAATATCAGTGGTGTCTCCTAAGACACTGCTGACTTCTGATGGAGAGAAGAACACTCCTCCTTGGGGGGCCACCTCAGGAACTCCACCCTCTCTTTCTCGTCCTTCGTTGAAGAATATCCAGATGGAACAG gGAAAACATCTTAATCATAATCAGTGTGTTTCCCATAGCCCAAAGACTCGAACAACTGGGTTCGCTGTGACGAGTCAAGGGTCGCCATCAGATTCTTCTTGTGCTGGAATCAATAGATGGTTCAAACCGGAGATGGATGCAGCATCACCAATCAGGTCGATTCAGATTGAGGAAAAGGCCATCAAAGACTTCAAACGCTTTTATACAAGTGTGAAGATTGTGAAACGGCAGGCTTGA
- the LOC124919203 gene encoding uncharacterized protein LOC124919203 isoform X3 has protein sequence MEETISPQGHNFKQHFQTAGRKAFQSGPKTDIWLVVREGSVADVDSALTLLKKNGGNINSRNTFGLTPLHIATWRNHLPIVKRLLAAGADPNARDGESGWSSLHRALHFGHLTVASILLQSGASPILEDSKSRTPVDLLSGPVLQVLENKDNLATEVFSWGSGVNYQLGTGNAHIQKLPCKVDSLHGLSMKLISAAKFHSVAVSACGEVYTWGFGRGGRLGHPDFDIHSGQAAVITPRRVTLGLGARRIKAVAAAKHHTIVATEGGEVFTWGSNREGQLGYTSVDTQPTPRRVSSLKSKIITVAAANKHTAVVSECGEVFTWGCNKEGQLGYGTSNSASNYMPRAVESLKGKVFSKVATAKYHTIVLGADGEQVYTWGHRLVTPRRVIVTQNIKKVGNTPMKFHRREKLHVSSIAAGMMHSMALTDDGALFYWVSSDPDLRCQQLYSICGRELVSVSAGKYWTAAATVRGDIYMWDGKKGKDEPPNLTRLHGVKRATTVSVGETHLLVIGSLYHPSYPHCNSPKLKINDKVDLEDLEEVLFNDIGSNMNLLAQKEDVGERPTPTLKSLCEKSAAMFLVEPRNAIQLLEIADSLGADDLKKLCEDMVIRNLDFIFTVSTNAISSASLDILAALERLLDSRSSEPWSYRRLPTPTAIFPVVINSEEDDSENEFLKPRDKHTSKMTSKDEKEQSLDSFLHPSSDANEAICRLIRSLRKKLQQIEMLEVKQSKGNLLDDQQIAKLQTRIALEYSLAELGVPVENTKASSSVSSEGKGNKKKDLRKQRRKSKQKTSQVAGEAMISEIVSEANEVNTVKGFLEVGISQVAKKEEGKLDEVFSSALEFCVSKDANIGLSKTSSLTAGSKKKNKKGGLSMFLSGALDDIPKKEILPLPPPMPKIEGPVWGGAKLSKASSIREILDEQSKCNGNQPASTKEQSTDDGRSGGKVPLSSFMPSNPISVVSPKTLLTSDGEKNTPPWGATSGTPPSLSRPSLKNIQMEQGKHLNHNQCVSHSPKTRTTGFAVTSQGSPSDSSCAGINRWFKPEMDAASPIRSIQIEEKAIKDFKRFYTSVKIVKRQA, from the exons ATGGAGGAAACTATCTCACCCCAAGGTCACAACTTTAAGCAACATTTTCAAACAGCTGGAAGAAAGGCTTTCCAAAGTGGGCCAAAGACAGATATCTGGCTTGTAGTGCGTGAAGGCTCAGTGGCTGATGTTGATTCAGCACTCACATTGTTGAAGAAGAATGGTGGCAATATTAACTCAAGGAATACTTTTGGTCTCACTCCTCTTCATATTGCAACATGGAGGAATCATTTACCCATTGTGAAGAGGCTACTTGCAGCTGGTGCAGACCCTAACGCTAGG GATGGAGAATCTGGATGGAGTAGCCTTCACAGAGCTCTGCATTTTGGCCATCTAACCGTAGCAAGTATCCTTCTTCAGTCTGGTGCCTCTCCCATACTAGAGGACTCTAAATCCCGAACACCTGTTGATCTGCTTTCTGGGCCTGTCTTGCAAGTTCTAGAAAATAAGGATAATTTAG CTACTGAGGTGTTCAGTTGGGGAAGTGGTGTGAACTATCAACTTGGCACTGGAAATGCACACATCCAGAAATTGCCTTGCAAAGTTGATTCACTTCATGGCTTGTCTATGAAGTTGATTTCTGCTGCTAAATTCCATAGTGTAGCTGTGAGTGCTTGTGGAGAAGTCTACACATGGGGATTTGGAAGGGGTGGTCGACTCGGACACCCAGACTTCGACATTCACAG CGGCCAAGCTGCAGTTATCACTCCTCGAAGAGTGACTTTAGGCTTAGGTGCTCGCCGCATCAAGGCAGTTGCAGCTGCAAAGCATCATACAATTGTTGCCACAGAAGGCGGGGAAGTTTTCACTTGGGGTTCCAACAGAG AGGGTCAGCTTGGGTACACATCTGTTGACACTCAACCAACACCTCGTAGAGTAAGTTCCTTGAAGTCAAAGATAATTACTGTTGCCGCAGCAAACAAGCATACAGCTGTTGTGTCGGAATGTGGTGAGGTTTTCACATGGGGATGCAATAAGGAGGGTCAGCTTGGATATGGAACCTCTAATTCTGCTTCAAACTACATGCCTAGGGCTGTTGAATCCTTGAAAGGAAAGGTGTTTTCAAAAGTTGCTACAGCAAAGTATCACACCATTGTTCTAGGAGCTGATGGTGAG CAGGTATACACCTGGGGTCATCGACTGGTTACACCCAGACGTGTAATAGTTACTCAGAATATTAAAAAGGTTGGGAACACTCCCATGAAATTTCACCGAAGGGAAAAGCTTCACGTGTCTTCTATAGCAGCAGGAATGATGCATAGCATGGCCCTTACTGATGATGGTGCATTGTTTTATTGGGTTTCATCAGACCCTGACCTTCGATGTCAGCAG TTATATTCCATATGTGGAAGAGAACTAGTCAGTGTTTCTGCTGGGAAGTACTGGACGGCTGCAGCCACAGTCAGAGGCGATATTTATATGTGGGATGGGAAGAAAGGAAAGGATGAACCTCCAAATTTGACAAGGTTGCATGGTGTGAAAAGGGCTACAACTGTATCAGTTGGAGAGACACATTTATTAGTTATTGGTTCTCTCTATCATCCTTCCTATCCACATTGCAATTCCCCGAAATTGAAGATAAATGATAAGGTTGACTTAGAAGATTTAGAAGAAGTATTGTTCAATGACATTGGGTCCAATATGAACTTGCTAGCGCAAAAGGAAGATGTAGGGGAAAGACCCACACCAACCTTAAAAAGCCTTTGTGAGAAGTCAGCTGCCATGTTTCTGGTGGAACCTCGAAATGCAATTCAGCTTCTTGAAATTGCAGACTCATTGGGTGCTGATGATTTGAAGAAGCTCTGCGAG GATATGGTTATTCGCAACCTTGATTTCATATTTACTGTATCAACTAATGCTATTTCAAGTGCATCACTTGATATTTTAGCTGCACTTGAGAGACTGCTAGATTCGAGATCATCTGAACCCTGGAGTTACCGTCGCCTCCCAACACCGACAGCTATTTTTCCTGTCGTTATTAATAGTGAAGAAGACGATAGTGAAAATGAGTTTCTTAAGCCTCGGGACAAGCATACATCAAAGATGACTTCAAAGGATGAGAAAGAGCAAAGTTTAGACAGTTTCCTACATCCAAGCAGTGATGCAAACGAAGCCATTTGCAGACTGATCCGTTCTTTACGGAAAAAACTGCAGCAAATTGAGATGCTAGAAGTGAAGCAATCTAAAGGGAATCTACTAGATGACCAGCAGATTGCAAAGCTTCAGACAAGAATAGCTCTGGAATACTCACTGGCTGAACTTGGGGTTCCTGTTGAAAATACAAAAGCTTCTTCCTCGGTTTCTTCTGAAGGAAAaggaaataaaaagaaagatcTGAGAAAGCAGAGGAGAAAGAGCAAGCAAAAAACATCACAGGTTGCTGGGGAAGCAATGATTTCTGAGATTGTTTCAGAGGCAAATGAAGTGAACACTGTGAAGGGTTTCTTGGAGGTTGGGATATCTCAAGTGGCAAAAAAG GAGGAGGGTAAGCTGGATGAAGTGTTCTCCAGTGCACTCGAGTTTTGTGTCTCAAAAGATGCTAACATAGGTCTTAGtaaaacaagttcattaactgCTGGTTctaagaagaagaacaagaaaggtGGTCTATCAATGTTTCTTAGTGGTGCTCTTGATGACATCCCCAAAAAAGAGATCTTACCTCTTCCTCCACCAATGCCGAAAATTGAGGGCCCTGTTTGGGGCGGGGCTAAATTGTCAAAGGCATCCTCTATTCGCGAAATCCTAGACGAACAGAGCAAATGCAATGGAAATCAGCCAGCCAGTACAAAAGAGCAGTCAACTGATGATGGTAGAAGTGGTGGAAAAGTTCCACTTAGTTCATTTATGCCTTCTAATCCAATATCAGTGGTGTCTCCTAAGACACTGCTGACTTCTGATGGAGAGAAGAACACTCCTCCTTGGGGGGCCACCTCAGGAACTCCACCCTCTCTTTCTCGTCCTTCGTTGAAGAATATCCAGATGGAACAG gGAAAACATCTTAATCATAATCAGTGTGTTTCCCATAGCCCAAAGACTCGAACAACTGGGTTCGCTGTGACGAGTCAAGGGTCGCCATCAGATTCTTCTTGTGCTGGAATCAATAGATGGTTCAAACCGGAGATGGATGCAGCATCACCAATCAGGTCGATTCAGATTGAGGAAAAGGCCATCAAAGACTTCAAACGCTTTTATACAAGTGTGAAGATTGTGAAACGGCAGGCTTGA
- the LOC124919203 gene encoding uncharacterized protein LOC124919203 isoform X2 translates to MEETISPQGHNFKQHFQTAGRKAFQSGPKTDIWLVVREGSVADVDSALTLLKKNGGNINSRNTFGLTPLHIATWRNHLPIVKRLLAAGADPNARDGESGWSSLHRALHFGHLTVASILLQSGASPILEDSKSRTPVDLLSGPVLQVLENKDNLAATEVFSWGSGVNYQLGTGNAHIQKLPCKVDSLHGLSMKLISAAKFHSVAVSACGEVYTWGFGRGGRLGHPDFDIHSGQAAVITPRRVTLGLGARRIKAVAAAKHHTIVATEGGEVFTWGSNREGQLGYTSVDTQPTPRRVSSLKSKIITVAAANKHTAVVSECGEVFTWGCNKEGQLGYGTSNSASNYMPRAVESLKGKVFSKVATAKYHTIVLGADGEVYTWGHRLVTPRRVIVTQNIKKVGNTPMKFHRREKLHVSSIAAGMMHSMALTDDGALFYWVSSDPDLRCQQLYSICGRELVSVSAGKYWTAAATVRGDIYMWDGKKGKDEPPNLTRLHGVKRATTVSVGETHLLVIGSLYHPSYPHCNSPKLKINDKVDLEDLEEVLFNDIGSNMNLLAQKEDVGERPTPTLKSLCEKSAAMFLVEPRNAIQLLEIADSLGADDLKKLCEDMVIRNLDFIFTVSTNAISSASLDILAALERLLDSRSSEPWSYRRLPTPTAIFPVVINSEEDDSENEFLKPRDKHTSKMTSKDEKEQSLDSFLHPSSDANEAICRLIRSLRKKLQQIEMLEVKQSKGNLLDDQQIAKLQTRIALEYSLAELGVPVENTKASSSVSSEGKGNKKKDLRKQRRKSKQKTSQVAGEAMISEIVSEANEVNTVKGFLEVGISQVAKKEEGKLDEVFSSALEFCVSKDANIGLSKTSSLTAGSKKKNKKGGLSMFLSGALDDIPKKEILPLPPPMPKIEGPVWGGAKLSKASSIREILDEQSKCNGNQPASTKEQSTDDGRSGGKVPLSSFMPSNPISVVSPKTLLTSDGEKNTPPWGATSGTPPSLSRPSLKNIQMEQGKHLNHNQCVSHSPKTRTTGFAVTSQGSPSDSSCAGINRWFKPEMDAASPIRSIQIEEKAIKDFKRFYTSVKIVKRQA, encoded by the exons ATGGAGGAAACTATCTCACCCCAAGGTCACAACTTTAAGCAACATTTTCAAACAGCTGGAAGAAAGGCTTTCCAAAGTGGGCCAAAGACAGATATCTGGCTTGTAGTGCGTGAAGGCTCAGTGGCTGATGTTGATTCAGCACTCACATTGTTGAAGAAGAATGGTGGCAATATTAACTCAAGGAATACTTTTGGTCTCACTCCTCTTCATATTGCAACATGGAGGAATCATTTACCCATTGTGAAGAGGCTACTTGCAGCTGGTGCAGACCCTAACGCTAGG GATGGAGAATCTGGATGGAGTAGCCTTCACAGAGCTCTGCATTTTGGCCATCTAACCGTAGCAAGTATCCTTCTTCAGTCTGGTGCCTCTCCCATACTAGAGGACTCTAAATCCCGAACACCTGTTGATCTGCTTTCTGGGCCTGTCTTGCAAGTTCTAGAAAATAAGGATAATTTAG CAGCTACTGAGGTGTTCAGTTGGGGAAGTGGTGTGAACTATCAACTTGGCACTGGAAATGCACACATCCAGAAATTGCCTTGCAAAGTTGATTCACTTCATGGCTTGTCTATGAAGTTGATTTCTGCTGCTAAATTCCATAGTGTAGCTGTGAGTGCTTGTGGAGAAGTCTACACATGGGGATTTGGAAGGGGTGGTCGACTCGGACACCCAGACTTCGACATTCACAG CGGCCAAGCTGCAGTTATCACTCCTCGAAGAGTGACTTTAGGCTTAGGTGCTCGCCGCATCAAGGCAGTTGCAGCTGCAAAGCATCATACAATTGTTGCCACAGAAGGCGGGGAAGTTTTCACTTGGGGTTCCAACAGAG AGGGTCAGCTTGGGTACACATCTGTTGACACTCAACCAACACCTCGTAGAGTAAGTTCCTTGAAGTCAAAGATAATTACTGTTGCCGCAGCAAACAAGCATACAGCTGTTGTGTCGGAATGTGGTGAGGTTTTCACATGGGGATGCAATAAGGAGGGTCAGCTTGGATATGGAACCTCTAATTCTGCTTCAAACTACATGCCTAGGGCTGTTGAATCCTTGAAAGGAAAGGTGTTTTCAAAAGTTGCTACAGCAAAGTATCACACCATTGTTCTAGGAGCTGATGGTGAG GTATACACCTGGGGTCATCGACTGGTTACACCCAGACGTGTAATAGTTACTCAGAATATTAAAAAGGTTGGGAACACTCCCATGAAATTTCACCGAAGGGAAAAGCTTCACGTGTCTTCTATAGCAGCAGGAATGATGCATAGCATGGCCCTTACTGATGATGGTGCATTGTTTTATTGGGTTTCATCAGACCCTGACCTTCGATGTCAGCAG TTATATTCCATATGTGGAAGAGAACTAGTCAGTGTTTCTGCTGGGAAGTACTGGACGGCTGCAGCCACAGTCAGAGGCGATATTTATATGTGGGATGGGAAGAAAGGAAAGGATGAACCTCCAAATTTGACAAGGTTGCATGGTGTGAAAAGGGCTACAACTGTATCAGTTGGAGAGACACATTTATTAGTTATTGGTTCTCTCTATCATCCTTCCTATCCACATTGCAATTCCCCGAAATTGAAGATAAATGATAAGGTTGACTTAGAAGATTTAGAAGAAGTATTGTTCAATGACATTGGGTCCAATATGAACTTGCTAGCGCAAAAGGAAGATGTAGGGGAAAGACCCACACCAACCTTAAAAAGCCTTTGTGAGAAGTCAGCTGCCATGTTTCTGGTGGAACCTCGAAATGCAATTCAGCTTCTTGAAATTGCAGACTCATTGGGTGCTGATGATTTGAAGAAGCTCTGCGAG GATATGGTTATTCGCAACCTTGATTTCATATTTACTGTATCAACTAATGCTATTTCAAGTGCATCACTTGATATTTTAGCTGCACTTGAGAGACTGCTAGATTCGAGATCATCTGAACCCTGGAGTTACCGTCGCCTCCCAACACCGACAGCTATTTTTCCTGTCGTTATTAATAGTGAAGAAGACGATAGTGAAAATGAGTTTCTTAAGCCTCGGGACAAGCATACATCAAAGATGACTTCAAAGGATGAGAAAGAGCAAAGTTTAGACAGTTTCCTACATCCAAGCAGTGATGCAAACGAAGCCATTTGCAGACTGATCCGTTCTTTACGGAAAAAACTGCAGCAAATTGAGATGCTAGAAGTGAAGCAATCTAAAGGGAATCTACTAGATGACCAGCAGATTGCAAAGCTTCAGACAAGAATAGCTCTGGAATACTCACTGGCTGAACTTGGGGTTCCTGTTGAAAATACAAAAGCTTCTTCCTCGGTTTCTTCTGAAGGAAAaggaaataaaaagaaagatcTGAGAAAGCAGAGGAGAAAGAGCAAGCAAAAAACATCACAGGTTGCTGGGGAAGCAATGATTTCTGAGATTGTTTCAGAGGCAAATGAAGTGAACACTGTGAAGGGTTTCTTGGAGGTTGGGATATCTCAAGTGGCAAAAAAG GAGGAGGGTAAGCTGGATGAAGTGTTCTCCAGTGCACTCGAGTTTTGTGTCTCAAAAGATGCTAACATAGGTCTTAGtaaaacaagttcattaactgCTGGTTctaagaagaagaacaagaaaggtGGTCTATCAATGTTTCTTAGTGGTGCTCTTGATGACATCCCCAAAAAAGAGATCTTACCTCTTCCTCCACCAATGCCGAAAATTGAGGGCCCTGTTTGGGGCGGGGCTAAATTGTCAAAGGCATCCTCTATTCGCGAAATCCTAGACGAACAGAGCAAATGCAATGGAAATCAGCCAGCCAGTACAAAAGAGCAGTCAACTGATGATGGTAGAAGTGGTGGAAAAGTTCCACTTAGTTCATTTATGCCTTCTAATCCAATATCAGTGGTGTCTCCTAAGACACTGCTGACTTCTGATGGAGAGAAGAACACTCCTCCTTGGGGGGCCACCTCAGGAACTCCACCCTCTCTTTCTCGTCCTTCGTTGAAGAATATCCAGATGGAACAG gGAAAACATCTTAATCATAATCAGTGTGTTTCCCATAGCCCAAAGACTCGAACAACTGGGTTCGCTGTGACGAGTCAAGGGTCGCCATCAGATTCTTCTTGTGCTGGAATCAATAGATGGTTCAAACCGGAGATGGATGCAGCATCACCAATCAGGTCGATTCAGATTGAGGAAAAGGCCATCAAAGACTTCAAACGCTTTTATACAAGTGTGAAGATTGTGAAACGGCAGGCTTGA